One stretch of Scophthalmus maximus strain ysfricsl-2021 chromosome 12, ASM2237912v1, whole genome shotgun sequence DNA includes these proteins:
- the si:dkey-185m8.2 gene encoding trichohyalin isoform X1 gives MDTADENCSLITVANGAYPVRCTEEVLLPFFADESLQAAMASQRPPGSKSIPAALPELRLVLLGRKGAGKSAAGNTILGGAGGFESGKPTEECVKRRADVAGRTVTVVDTPGWEWYYPLNNTPNWVRRETLRSVSLCPPGPHVVLLVVRSCASVTDAYIREIEEHLEPLGRGVWGHAMLLFTRGDELGLTSMEQRILTSGPALQRLLHMCGGSYCVVNNLSKGDGTQAGELIRKMGQVVDRKKDGNIGHLEMDTAVLSGLEADGKRRARERRKKQRRMEAQMQRGTIKAALMSDAPQGSELDAHQSFSKAPRRLLEVRLVLLGERETGKSSAGNTILGKTGFFQAGAVTEECVRRQAEVAMRFVTVVDTPGWEAGVAGATPERVKREIVGSVALCPPGPHALLLMLRVDTLVTAGHVREHLELLGEGVWRHMILLFTHGDQLREGVDIEQHIQGGGRDLQWLLEKCRGRCHIISSVDGGGRGSNKVTELLEKVEKMASLNRCEAFSSLVQDVRDLSQQRNEKFDQRLKEVGDKMLRQEVELKNMREREMKSIRWLFDRKKKVKSPGKADVQKEEEEDEDRRIGQRRHDIGELEERMRWLTEDKEKEIQDLSIENERIRVALNQSRRERDKAILNLEQKEREIEELKERSDEQQAKLLDLERATVENENEGEQREDAIRAKTQEWRREVEQLEENLELHKKEKAELVEKIKAEMDETKRHCDDVLERKEKENKREMTKLEEKLKREMEIKLVEKDKEQDELRKTAIREIRLQHEEEMARKICEIEKSMEKVRVQHQEDIDQHLKENAHDLERVRQRNDNEIRDMQQENQRQMTNLKKQFVKENEEQMERKKKEMAEIERKYHADMTEKILEDEKEKEMINLNHKKDMAQKMREKEREIEALKLAHQEEMGKKIDDVEKLMEATKGQQQKEIDGKTKEHKEDMERVQQQYMEQIRDIENERRRDTEELKEQFAKETEKQLQEREREIRELKLKYSAEMEEKDLENLKEREMINRTKDKYILEKLQERDRQTEELKRQHIEEVEERMQISEKEKERCKKEMEEKETEMEEMKLNVKELKKKLQQEEEKEADHLNYKRHIEQRLEEKDKEIEKMKLNVNNMKERLQQEEEKETVKRNHRKEMEQRLEEKDREIDEIREQLERLQQTLRKTEEERETNRLNQKRQMLQKLEENERIIEKLNQHIKDMEGVLQREDEERGKIGAINEMERKLKERETEMDSRETRWREEQEEKDERRENEMNKLIEIVDEKTTELRRAQCRLAQKDSEVDEAKKKCANYFKEIEDLKESNKNQTSSIIEMQQRERTKDAEMLEKLQEKEEELEHLSRRDRDSGKEIVQLKLTIEQTKSELKELTKQMETEMTSMIREYEKEIARANENIKSVVREKDDAMTRLEEESRQSISSATGKYEESQKRVGELQEQHEKMRKEADNFKFKYEELKKESEEEVQKHFRGYEEQAKSKESEIRRVLAERDLEVEALTDANDKLQAEIAGMSERLGEAHVQMNELREKFERQLTEKQSGFRTREEAIEQKQKEVRQREQEVGRNEDELSTRGLRLDEREVELTEKEVKLEGEERELRNLEVNLEMQKKERDRRENDVKRRAENIEEKEGEIESLLRALEGKQQELSHHGQDLQRKVKGLKDKEHYLKQEEQELLCCKSELQMRNEHVNATTLQLDEMVRDLTSLREELDQKEKTVNMSLERLSKWEACLEAREAELNERGQRKVERGQREADNKESVHEASLFSPGAAVESPEDDVQITYSEVSERRDTGREVDKGEHLKDREDQTTKMARSAVKGNKCHIGTLKEIDRTEEKEGTAGGGAETRKKKGSGDALRERVIQDRRSFSRSQGHGSSNNNHATTVDLRVLVLGESWSSRSPAGVTILGGEVPTHDGSSFRSWRGQIAARHLAVAEPLGLRWRDGPDPTNTSPRKSLLDSISWCHPGPHVVLLLMPAFFTCTRKYRRAVEEHVSSLGDETWQRAMVLFTWGETLGVSAEQHILRNGELMGLVEKCGGRYHVLTSKKTNTGTEGLLEKMEEVVALNSREQSLV, from the exons ATGGACACGGCCGACGAGAACTGCAGTCTGATCACCGTGGCGAATGGTG CTTATCCGGTACGGTGCACTGAGGAAGTACTTCTCCCTTTCTTCGCAGATGAGAGTTTGCAGGCTGCCATGGCCTCACAACGCCCCCCTGGTTCGAAGAGCATCCCTGCCGCTCTGCCGGAACTCAGACTGGTCCTCCTGGGCAGGAAGGGAGCCGGTAAGAGTGCGGCAGGCAACACCATCctaggaggagcaggagggttCGAGAGCGGGAAGCCCACAGAGGAGTGCGTGAAAAGGCGAGCCGACGTGGCGGGGAGGACAGTCACAGTGGTGGACACTCCTGGGTGGGAGTGGTACTACCCGCTCAACAACACCCCCAACTGGGTGAGGAGGGAAACCCTACGCAGCGTATCGCTTTGTCCTCCTGGACCCCACGTTGTGCTCCTGGTGGTTCGGTCCTGTGCTTCAGTTACCGACGCCTACATCAGGGAGATAGAGGAGCACCTGGAGCCGCTGGGAAGGGGAGTTTGGGGCCACGCCATGCTGCTCTTCACCAGGGGAGACGAACTGGGCCTGACGTCCATGGAGCAACGGATTCTGACGAGCGGCCCGGCACTTCAGAGGCTCCTCCACATGTGCGGGGGCAGCTACTGCGTCGTGAACAATCTGAGCAAAGGAGACGGGACACAGGCTGGAGAGCTGATAAGGAAGATGGGGCAAGTGGTGGATCGGAAGAAGGATGGCAACATTGGTCATTTGGAGATGGACACCGCGGTTCTGTCGGGTCTGGAAGCAGACGGGaagaggagagcgagggagaggaggaagaaacagaggCGGATGGAGGCACAGATGCAGAGAGGGACCATCAAGGCTGCTCTGATGA GTGATGCTCCTCAGGGTTCCGAGCTCGACGCCCATCAGTCGTTCTCCAAGGCTCCCCGGCGTCTACTCGAGGTCCGGCTGGTTCTCCTGGGCGAGCGTGAAACTGGAAAGAGCTCAGCTGGCAATACTATCCTCGGCAAGACGGGCTTCTTCCAAGCTGGGGCGGTGACAGAGGAGTGTGTCCGTCGCCAGGCGGAGGTGGCCATGCGGTTTGTGACGGTGGTGGACACGCCGGGCTGGGAGGCAGGCGTGGCGGGTGCGACACcggagagggtgaagagggaaATCGTTGGCAGCGTGGCCTTGTGTCCACCAGGGCCCCACGCGCTCCTGTTGATGCTGAGAGTGGACACGCTGGTGACGGCAGGACATGTGAGGGAACATCTAGAGCTTTTGGGTGAGGGTGTGTGGAGACACATGATCTTGCTGTTCACCCACGGCGATCAGCTTCGAGAGGGGGTGGATATCGAGCAGCATATCCAGGGTGGGGGCAGGGACCTGCAGTGGCTGCTGGAGAAATGCAGGGGCAGGTGCCACATCATCAGCAGTgtagacggaggaggaagaggctcaAATAAGGTGACTGAGCTCCTGGAGAAAGTGGAAAAGATGGCGTCGCTGAACAGGTGTGAGGCTTTCTCAAGCCTGGTCCAGGACGTCAGGGATCTGAGCCAACAAAGGAACGAAAAGTTCGACCAGCGCCTGAAGGAGGTGGGCGACAAGATGCTTCGTCAGGAGGTGGAGCTGAAGaatatgagagagagggagatgaagagcaTCAGGTGGCTCTTTGATaggaagaagaaggtgaaatcACCCGGGAAGGCCGACGtccaaaaggaagaagaggaggatgaggacaggAGGATTGGCCAAAGGAGGCATGACATCGGAGAGCTAGAAGAGAGGATGCGGTGGCTGACGGAGGATAAGGAGAAAGAGATTCAGGATCTGAGCATAGAAAATGAGCGCATCCGCGTCGCACTAAACCAAAgcagacgagagagagacaaggcCATCCTTAACCTGGagcaaaaagagagggaaattGAGGAGCTGAAAGAGAGAAGTGACGAGCAGCAAGCGAAGCTGCTCGACCTTGAACGCGCCACCGTAGAAAACGAGAatgaaggagagcagagggaggatgCCATCAGAGCAAAGACAcaagagtggaggagagaagtggagCAACTGGAGGAAAATCTAGAGCtacacaagaaagaaaaagcagagttggtggaaaaaataaaagcagaaatggACGAGACAAAGAGACACTGTGATGATGTTCtcgagagaaaggaaaaagaaaacaaaagggagaTGACAAAGCtggaagaaaaactaaaacgagaaatggaaataaaacttGTTGAAAAGGACAAAGAGCAGGACGAACTGAGGAAGACAGCTATACGAGAAATAAGACTGCAGCATGAGGAGGAGATGGCCAGAAAGATCTGTGAAATCGAAAAAAGTATGGAGAAAGTGAGAGTTCAACACCAAGAAGACATTGATCAGCATTTGAAAGAAAACGCTCATGATTTGGAAAGGGTCAGACAACGGAATGACAATGAAATAAGGGACATGCAGCAAGAAAACCAGAGACAAATGACAAACCTGAAAAAGCAGTTTGTTAAAGAAAACGAggaacagatggagagaaaaaagaaagagatggcaGAGATAGAACGAAAGTACCATGCcgacatgacagaaaaaatcctagaagatgaaaaagaaaaggaaatgattaaTCTAAATCACAAAAAAGACATGGCACAAAAGAtgcgagagaaagaaagagaaatagaaGCCTTAAAACTGGCACATCAGgaagaaatgggaaaaaaaattgatgacgTGGAAAAACTGATGGAGGCGACGAAGGGTCAGCAACAGAAAGAAATAgacggaaaaacaaaagaacacaagGAAGACATGGAGAGGGTCCAACAACAGTACATGGAACAAATAAGAGACATAGAGAacgaaagaagaagagacactGAGGAGCTTAAAGAACAGTTTGCAAAAGAAACTGAGAAACAATtacaggaaagagaaagagagattagAGAGTTAAAACTCAAGTATTCTgctgaaatggaagaaaaagatcTAGAAAatctgaaagagagggaaatgaTTAATCGAACAAaggacaaatacattttggaaaaactgcaagagagagacaggcaaaCAGAAGAGTTGAAGCGTCAGCACATTGAGGAAGTTGAAGAAAGGATGCAAAtaagtgaaaaggaaaaggaaagatgcaagaaagagatggaagaaaaggaaacagagatggaggagatgaaacTGAATGTCAAGGAACTAAAGAAAAAGCTgcaacaagaggaagagaaagaagcagatcatttaaattacaaaagACATATAGAACAAAGActggaagagaaagacaaagaaattgaGAAGATGAAACTAAATGTGAACAACATGAAAGAGCGACtgcaacaagaagaagagaaagaaacagttAAACGAAATCACAGGAAAGAAATGGAGCAAAGGCTggaagaaaaggacagagaaaTAGACGAGATAAGAGAGCAATTAGAACGACTTCAACAAACCCTGCgaaagacagaagaggaaagagaaacgAATCGATTGAATCAAAAGAGACAGATGTTGCAAAAGCTGGAAGAAAATGAACGAATCATCGAAAAGTTAAACCAGCATATAAAGGACATGGAAGGGGTCCTGCAGAGGGAAGacgaagagagagggaaaattgGAGCCATCAACGAAATGGAGAGAAAGTTAAAAGAAAGGGAAACTGAGATGGACTCCAGGGAGacgagatggagggaagagcaggaggagaaggatgagagaagagagaatgagATGAACAAGCTGATTGAAATCGTTGATGAGAAGACGACAGAATTAAGACGAGCACAGTGTCGTCTTGCACAAAAAGACAGTGAGGTGGATGAAGCGAAAAAGAAGTGTGCAAACTACTTCAAAGAAATTGAGGACTTGAAAGAAAGCAACAAGAACCAGACCTCCAGCATTATCGAGATGCAGCAACGGGAGAGGACGAAAGATGCCGAAATGCTGGAAAAGctgcaggagaaagaagaggagctCGAGCACCTGAGCAGAAGAGACAGGGACAGCGGGAAAGAGATCGTCCAGCTGAAGCTGACGATCGAGCAAACAAAGTCAGAGCTGAAGGAGCTCACCAAGCAGATGGAAACAGAGATGACGAGTATGATTCGGGAATACGAAAAGGAGATTGCAAGAGCGAACGAGAACATAAAGTCAGTCGTGAGGGAGAAGGACGATGCTATGACTCGTCTGGAGGAAGAAAGTCGCCAAAGCATTTCGTCCGCCACCGGGAAATATGAGGAAAGTCAAAAGAGAGTtggggagctgcaggagcagcacGAGAAGATGAGGAAGGAGGCGGACAATTTCAAATTTAAGTATGAGGAACTGAagaaagagagtgaggaggaagttcAGAAACATTTTAGGGGATACGAAGAGCAGGCGAAGAGCAAAGAATCGGAAATCCGAAGGGTTCTTGCAGAGAGAGATCTAGAGGTCGAGGCTTTAACAGATGCAAACGACAAACTACAAGCAGAGATAGCCGGGATGTCAGAGAGACTCGGTGAGGCACATGTGCAAATGAATGAGCTGAGAGAGAAGTTTGAGAGACAGCTGACGGAGAAACAAAGCGGGTTCAGAACCAGGGAAGAGGCGATTGAACAGAAGCAGAAGGAGGTACGGCaaagggaacaggaagtgggtaGAAATGAAGACGAGTTAAGCACAAGAGGACTTCGATTGGATGAGAGAGAGGTAGAGCTCACTGAGAAAGAGGTCAAGCTTGAGGGTGAGGAACGAGAACTTAGGAATCTGGAAGTGAATCtagagatgcaaaaaaaagagagagatcgACGCGAGAACGATGTGAAACGGAGAGCTGAGAATATTgaggaaaaggagggggagaTAGAAAGCTTGCTTAGAGCGCTTGAAGGCAAACAGCAAGAGCTGAGCCATCACGGACAGGATCTTCAGAGGAAGGTCAAAGGGCTGAAAGATAAAGAGCACTACTTGAAACAGGAAGAGCAGGAGTTGCTATGTTGTAAGTCGGAGCTGCAGATGCGGAATGAGCACGTGAACGCTACAACTCTGCAGCTGGATGAGATGGTGAGAGACTTGACTTCACTGAGAGAAGAACTTGACCAAAAAGAGAAAACGGTTAACATGTCACTTGAGAGATTGAGCAAGTGGGAAGCATGTCTTGAAGCTCGAGAGGCCGAGTTGAACGAAAGAGGGCAAAGAAAGGTAGAGAGGGGTCAACGTGAAGCCGACAACAAGGAGAGCGTGCATGAGGCTAGTCTTTTCAGTCCGGGGGCAGCGGTTGAGAGCCCGGAGGACGACGTCCAGATAACGTACAGTGAGGTCAGTGAGAGAAGGGACACGGGAAGGGAGGTAGATAAAGGAGAACACTTAAAGGACAGGGAGGATCAGACGACGAAAATGGCACGGTCAGCTGTAAAGGGCAATAAATGTCATATTGGAACACTTAAAGAGATAGATAGGACTGAGGAAAAGGAAGGGAcggcgggaggaggagcagagacgagaaagaaaaaaggcagcgGGGACGCGCTAAGGGAAAGGGTCATCCAGGATCGTAGGTCGTTTTCTCGGAGTCAAGGTCACGGAAGCTCAAACAACAACCACGCCACGACGGTGGATTTGAGGGTGTTGGTGTTGGGGGAGTCCTGGTCGTCTCGCTCCCCGGCCGGAGTCACCATCCTGGGTGGAGAAGTGCCCACACACGATGGATCCAGCTTCAGGTCTTGGAGAGGTCAGATAGCTGCGAGACACCTCGCAGTTGCAGAGCCGCTAGGTCTGAGGTGGCGAGACGGGCCGGACCCAACAAACACCTCGCCGAGGAAAAGCCTCCTCGACAGCATCTCCTGGTGTCACCCAGGACCCCACGTCGTCCTCCTGCTCATGCCGGCCTTCTTCACCTGCACACGCAAGTACAGGCGAGCTGTGGAGGAGCACGTGAGTTCGCTCGGCGACGAGACTTGGCAACGCGCCATGGTGCTGTTCACATGGGGGGAAACTTTAGGGGTGAGCGCAGAGCAGCACATCCTGAGGAACGGGGAACTGATGGGGCTCGTAGAGAAATGTGGGGGCAGGTATCATGTGCTGACCAGCAAGAAAACCAACACTGGGACTGAAGGATTGCTTGAGAAGATGGAGGAAGTCGTGGCTTTgaacagcagagagcagagtttGGTGTAG